TTGGGAACCCGCTTGGGGGAGCTGTCGGACATGGCCGAGCAGGGGGCCTGGGATCCGGATCTGCTCAATGCTATTTTCCGCGATGCCCACTCCCTGAAGGGGTTGGCCGGCATGTTCGGATTTGCCGTGGTTTCCGACGTGGCCCATCATACCGAGAACCTGCTGGACTGGCTGCGCATGGGCAAGGTTTCCCTCAGCAAGCCGGTATTGGAGATCCTGTTTTCGTCAGCCGAACTGTTGACCACTCTGTTGCGCTCGACCCTGGACGGCACGGTGGATCAGCATCGTGACGCCGTCGAAGCCCATGCCCGTTCCATCACCGCCTGCCTGAACCCTGTCGGCGATACGGATGCCGCCTCTCCATTCCAGCAACTGGGGCTGCCCGTCACCCTGACCGGCTCCCTGACCGACTACGAAGAGCACCGCCTGAAGGAGAATCTGGCCAAGGGGCGTTTCATCCATGTGGTCCATGCTTCCTTTGAACTGCTCACCTTCGATGAAGGGCTGAACGAACTGACCGGCCGCCTGAAGCGGTGCGGCGAGGTGATCAGCACCCTGCCCAGCGTGGGTGAGAACATGGAGACCCACATCGACTTCGACCTGCTGGCGGGCACTGAGCGTGACCGGGCACAGCTTGAAGAGGTGCTGGAAGGAACCCCGGCACTCATCTCCTTCAGTGGCGGCGGTCCGGCTGCCGTGATGACGTTGTCGCCGGACGGTGACGCCGGAGCGGCAGAAGCGCCGCTTGCCGCAGTGCCGGCTGCTTTGCCGCCGGAGCAGGTTCGCTCCGTTGATCAGGAGCCGCCGACGTCGGCGGCAGCCGAAGAACCGTTTTCCGCCAAGAGTATGAGCCGTACGGTACGGGTGGATATCGGCAAGCTGGATGAGTTGATGAACATTGTCGGCGAACTGGTGCTGGCCCACTCCTCCATCGCGTCCATTGCCGGACGGATGCGGGCCGAAGGGTTCTCGCGCATGGCCATTGACCTGGGCAAGGCGGCCAAAGGGCTGGAGCGCCGTCTGGGAGATCTGCAGAAGGGGGTCATGGATATCCGGATGATTCCGGTGGGGCAGCTCTACGAGAAGATGTCCCGCATCGTGCGCAAGATATCCCGCGAACAGGGGAAAAAAATCGATCTGAAACTGTACGGCGCCGAGACGGAGCTGGACAAGCTGATCGTTGAGGATATCGCCGACCCGCTGATGCATATCATCCGCAATGCCATCGATCACGGCATCGAATCGCCGGAAAAGCGGCTGGCCGCGGGCAAGAGCGAACGCGGCCTCGTGCGGCTCGCTTCCTACCAGAAGGGCAACCATGTCGTCATCGAGGTTGAGGATGACGGTGGCGGCATCAATATCGACAAGATCAAGAAGAAAGCGCTTCAGAAGGGACTGGTGCAGGATGTGTCGGGACTTTCCGACAGGGAGGCTCTGGAACTGATCTTTCTCCCCGGCTTTTCCACTGCCGATGCCGTCACCGACGTCTCCGGCCGGGGGGTGGGGATGGACGTGGTGCGCAACAACATCGCCGCCGTTTCCGGCATGGTGGACGTGGAAACCTGGCCGGGTCGCGGTTCCCGCTTCACCATCGTGCTGCCGATCACCCTGGCCATCATCAAGGCGCTGATCGTGTTCTGCGCCGGCCGCACCTACGCGGTGCCGATCACCTCGGTCATCGAATCGCTGATTCTCTCGCCATCGGACATCAGGACGGTGGAGGGGAAAGAGGTCATCAGCCTGCGGGAGCAGACCCTGCCGATCATCCGTCTGGAAAATTTTTTCCGGATCGAGCGGACCGGCAT
The window above is part of the Trichlorobacter ammonificans genome. Proteins encoded here:
- a CDS encoding chemotaxis protein CheA, giving the protein MNTTSSPTMDAARDFLAEAEEVVEELGTRLGELSDMAEQGAWDPDLLNAIFRDAHSLKGLAGMFGFAVVSDVAHHTENLLDWLRMGKVSLSKPVLEILFSSAELLTTLLRSTLDGTVDQHRDAVEAHARSITACLNPVGDTDAASPFQQLGLPVTLTGSLTDYEEHRLKENLAKGRFIHVVHASFELLTFDEGLNELTGRLKRCGEVISTLPSVGENMETHIDFDLLAGTERDRAQLEEVLEGTPALISFSGGGPAAVMTLSPDGDAGAAEAPLAAVPAALPPEQVRSVDQEPPTSAAAEEPFSAKSMSRTVRVDIGKLDELMNIVGELVLAHSSIASIAGRMRAEGFSRMAIDLGKAAKGLERRLGDLQKGVMDIRMIPVGQLYEKMSRIVRKISREQGKKIDLKLYGAETELDKLIVEDIADPLMHIIRNAIDHGIESPEKRLAAGKSERGLVRLASYQKGNHVVIEVEDDGGGINIDKIKKKALQKGLVQDVSGLSDREALELIFLPGFSTADAVTDVSGRGVGMDVVRNNIAAVSGMVDVETWPGRGSRFTIVLPITLAIIKALIVFCAGRTYAVPITSVIESLILSPSDIRTVEGKEVISLREQTLPIIRLENFFRIERTGICPGDQYVVVVGVAEKRLGLVVDDLLGQQDIVIKPLGGAFKSLKGISGAADLGDQRTILVLDSGSIIAELMRSGQGG